A genomic stretch from Oncorhynchus tshawytscha isolate Ot180627B linkage group LG07, Otsh_v2.0, whole genome shotgun sequence includes:
- the LOC112254784 gene encoding 60S acidic ribosomal protein P0 yields the protein MPREDRTTWKSNYFMKIIQLLDDYPKCFIVGADNVGSKQMQAIRLSLRGKAVVLMGKNTMMRKAIRGHLENNPALEKLLPHIKGNVGFVFTKEDLAEIRDMLLANKVPAAARAGAIAPCDVTVPAQNTGLGPEKTSFFQALGITTKISRGTIEILSDVMLIKPGDKVGASEATLLNMLNISPFSFGLLIQQVYDNGSVYSPEVLDITEDALHARFLEGVRNIASVCLEIGYPTLASIPHTIINGYKRVLAVAVETDYSFPLADKVKAYLADPTAFAVAAPVAVAETAAAPAASKEEAKEESEEGSDDDMGFGLFD from the exons ATGCCGAGGGAAGACAGGACCACGTGGAAATCCAACTATTTTATGAAAATCATC CAACTGCTGGATGACTACCCCAAATGCTTCATTGTGGGTGCAGACAATGTGGGCTCGAAGCAGATGCAGGCCATTCGTCTCTCTCTGCGTGGGAAGGCTGTGGTGCTCATGGGTAAAAACACCATGATGCGCAAAGCCATCCGTGGCCACCTGGAGAACAACCCTGCCCTGGAGAA GTTGCTGCCCCACATCAAAGGAAATGTGGGCTTTGTCTTCACCAAGGAGGACCTGGCTGAGATCCGGGACATGCTGCTGGCCAACAAG GTACCAGCTGCTGCACGTGCTGGCGCTATTGCCCCCTGTGATGTGACTGTTCCAGCCCAGAACACTGGGCTTGGTCCTGAGAAGACCTCCTTCTTCCAGGCCCTGGGCATCACCACCAAGATCTCCAGAGGAACCATTGAAATCCTG AGCGATGTGATGCTCATCAAGCCTGGAGACAAGGTGGGAGCCAGTGAGGCCACGCTGCTCAACATGTTGAACATCTCGCCCTTTTCCTTTGGTCTGCTCATCCAGCAGGTGTATGATAATGGTAGTGTCTATAGCCCTGAGGTGCTCGACATTACTGAGGATGCTTTGCACGCAAGGTTCCTGGAG GGTGTGAGGAACATCGCCAGTGTGTGTCTGGAGATCGGATACCCGACTCTGGCCTCCATCCCCCACACCATCATCAACGGCTACAAGAGAGTCCTGGCTGTTGCCGTGGAGACTGACTACTCCTTCCCCCTGGCAGACAAG GTGAAGGCTTACCTGGCTGACCCCACTGCCTTCGCAGTTGCTGCTCCTGTGGCTGTGGCCGAGACTGCCGCTGCCCCAGCCGCCTCTAAGGAGGAGGCCAAGGAGGAGTCTGAGGAGGGCTCGGACGACGACATGGGCTTTGGCCTATTTGACTAG
- the r3hcc1 gene encoding R3H and coiled-coil domain-containing protein 1 isoform X1 — translation MWDLADSEFNLQSANIATLAFPCFDGCYLPKQENEFVHTVLHELDAYLQREKQKSALLFPPLSSRLRYLIHKTTENHRNLATFSVGEGWSRRVVVCYSHLRLDLGDESNTDSFYNEAPRRGMGMQSSRMDLQPRPLAQRSGGNAKRPDKAIYVPRAARDRQRDSGSNLHGPPAGVDLDLPLHTLSFTSSGCTSTSESCSCCSSDTTEGTLSETQANTNQDSVPFNTTSAGQEDDFIRFSAEEPCPHPPAWGQTVSYFMALTLEHQTREAQEEEEHVAEEVLTEESSVGSSNVTSHQHHASHTTPAKDATSDAVDFSQEIKAHLTETDVAIEHAHNDYSCFENVWINQDEFGHVIEIYDFPAMFKTGDLLDAFADYSDEGMKIKWVDNTHALGVFSSQSAALHALSIRHPLLKTCTLSDGSKKAKGKAIRRAEFIQPVKERPRTDSAVARRMVSRALGVQRGGMPSQRF, via the exons ATGTGGGATTTAGCTGATAGCGAATTTAAC CTACAAAGTGCCAACATCGCTACCCTGGCGTTTCCTTGTTTTGATGGCTGTTATCTTCCCAAGCAAGAAAATGAATTTGTTCACACAGTCCTGCACGAACTGGATGcttacctacagagagagaaacagaaaag tgccCTACTCTTCCCCCCTCTATCAAGCAGACTTCGCTACCTGATTCACAAAACCACTGAGAACCACCGTAACCTCGCCACCTTCTCCGTGGGGGAGGGCTGGAGCCGCAGAGTAGTTGTCTGCTACTCGCACCTCAG GCTGGATCTGGGGGATGAAAGCAACACAGACAGTTTCTACAATGAGGCTCCTAGGAGAGGTATGGGGATGCAGAGCAGCAGAATGGACCTCCAGCCCAGACCACTGGCCCAGCGGAGCGGAGGTAATGCCAAACGCCCTGACAAGGCCATCTACGTCCCAAGGGCGGCTAGGGACAGGCAACGGGACAGTGGCAGTAATCTCCACGGACCACCAGCAGGGGTGGACCTTGACCTGCCTCTGCACACTCTCAGCTTCACCTCCTCGGGATGCACCTCCACCTCAGAGTCCTGCTCCTGCTGCTCCTCAGACACCACAGAGGGAACGCTGTCAGAAACGCAGGCCAACACCAACCAGGACAGTGTGCCTTTTAATACCActagcgctgggcaggaggacgACTTCATTCGCTTCTCAGCAGAGGAGCCCTGCCCCCACCCCCCCGCCTGGGGCCAGACTGTGTCCTACTTCATGGCCCTGACCCTGGAGCACCAGACTAGGGAagcccaggaggaggaggaacatgtAGCGGAGGAGGTGCTGACGGAGGAGTCGTCTGTGGGCAGTAGCAACGTGACCTCCCACCAACACCATGCCTCTCATACAACACCAGCCAAGGATGCTACTAGCGATGCTGTTGATTTTAGCCAAGAG ATCAAGGCCCACTTGACAGAGACTGACGTAGCCATCGAACACGCCCACAACGACTACTCTTGTTTCGAAAACGTGTGGATCAACCAGGACGAATTTGGCCACGTCATCGAGATCTACGACTTCCCGGCCATGTTCAAAACAGGCGACCTGCTGGATGCCTTTGCAGACTACAG CGACGAAGGCATGAAGATTAAGTGGGTGGACAACACTCACGCCCTGGGCGTGTTCTCCAGTCAATCTGCAG CCCTCCATGCACTTTCCATTCGGCACCCTCTCCTAAAGACGTGCACTCTGTCTGACGGGAGCAAGAAGGCCAAAGGGAAAGCCATAAGACGTGCTG AGTTTATCCAGCCGGTGAaggagaggccacggacagactcAGCGGTGGCCCGCAGAATGGTATCCAGAGCCCTGGGAGTGCAGAGAGGTGGAATGCCCTCACAACGTTTCTGA
- the golga7 gene encoding golgin subfamily A member 7: MAEAHNLQDLQHQAAVASKVYVQRDYNSGTICRFQTKFPSELEARVDRQQFEETMQTLNNLYAEAEKIGGKSYLEGCLACMTAYTIFLCMETHYEKVLKKIARFIKEQNEKIYAPLGLLLTDPIERGLRVVEITIFEDRSIGSGR; this comes from the exons ATGGCTGAG GCGCACAACTTGCAGGACCTACAACATCAAGCAGCCGTCGCCTCCAAAGTGTATGTCCAGAGGGACTACAACTCGGGTACAATCTGCAGGTTCCAGACCAAGTTCCCCTCTGAGCTGGAGGCTAGG GTTGACAGGCAACAGTTTGAGGAGACGATGCAGACGCTCAACAACCTCTATGCTGAGGCTGAGAAAATTGGTGGCAAGTCTTACCTGGAGGGCTGCTTGGCCTGCATGACCGCCTACACGATCTTCCTCTGTATGGAGACCCATTATGAGAAA GTATTGAAGAAGATCGCTAGGTTCATCAAGGAGCAGAATGAGAAGATCTACGCTCCTCTGGGACTGCTGCTTACGGACCCAATAGAGAGAGGTCTCAGGGTT GTTGAAATCACCATCTTTGAGGATCGAAGCATTGGCTCCGGAAGATAA
- the r3hcc1 gene encoding R3H and coiled-coil domain-containing protein 1 isoform X2 → MGMQSSRMDLQPRPLAQRSGGNAKRPDKAIYVPRAARDRQRDSGSNLHGPPAGVDLDLPLHTLSFTSSGCTSTSESCSCCSSDTTEGTLSETQANTNQDSVPFNTTSAGQEDDFIRFSAEEPCPHPPAWGQTVSYFMALTLEHQTREAQEEEEHVAEEVLTEESSVGSSNVTSHQHHASHTTPAKDATSDAVDFSQEIKAHLTETDVAIEHAHNDYSCFENVWINQDEFGHVIEIYDFPAMFKTGDLLDAFADYSDEGMKIKWVDNTHALGVFSSQSAALHALSIRHPLLKTCTLSDGSKKAKGKAIRRAEFIQPVKERPRTDSAVARRMVSRALGVQRGGMPSQRF, encoded by the exons ATGGGGATGCAGAGCAGCAGAATGGACCTCCAGCCCAGACCACTGGCCCAGCGGAGCGGAGGTAATGCCAAACGCCCTGACAAGGCCATCTACGTCCCAAGGGCGGCTAGGGACAGGCAACGGGACAGTGGCAGTAATCTCCACGGACCACCAGCAGGGGTGGACCTTGACCTGCCTCTGCACACTCTCAGCTTCACCTCCTCGGGATGCACCTCCACCTCAGAGTCCTGCTCCTGCTGCTCCTCAGACACCACAGAGGGAACGCTGTCAGAAACGCAGGCCAACACCAACCAGGACAGTGTGCCTTTTAATACCActagcgctgggcaggaggacgACTTCATTCGCTTCTCAGCAGAGGAGCCCTGCCCCCACCCCCCCGCCTGGGGCCAGACTGTGTCCTACTTCATGGCCCTGACCCTGGAGCACCAGACTAGGGAagcccaggaggaggaggaacatgtAGCGGAGGAGGTGCTGACGGAGGAGTCGTCTGTGGGCAGTAGCAACGTGACCTCCCACCAACACCATGCCTCTCATACAACACCAGCCAAGGATGCTACTAGCGATGCTGTTGATTTTAGCCAAGAG ATCAAGGCCCACTTGACAGAGACTGACGTAGCCATCGAACACGCCCACAACGACTACTCTTGTTTCGAAAACGTGTGGATCAACCAGGACGAATTTGGCCACGTCATCGAGATCTACGACTTCCCGGCCATGTTCAAAACAGGCGACCTGCTGGATGCCTTTGCAGACTACAG CGACGAAGGCATGAAGATTAAGTGGGTGGACAACACTCACGCCCTGGGCGTGTTCTCCAGTCAATCTGCAG CCCTCCATGCACTTTCCATTCGGCACCCTCTCCTAAAGACGTGCACTCTGTCTGACGGGAGCAAGAAGGCCAAAGGGAAAGCCATAAGACGTGCTG AGTTTATCCAGCCGGTGAaggagaggccacggacagactcAGCGGTGGCCCGCAGAATGGTATCCAGAGCCCTGGGAGTGCAGAGAGGTGGAATGCCCTCACAACGTTTCTGA